From the Pedobacter cryoconitis genome, one window contains:
- a CDS encoding MarR family winged helix-turn-helix transcriptional regulator yields the protein MEMLKLEQQLCFPIYALSRQITALYRPLLEKLDLTYPQYLVMLLLWETNKISIKEIGEKLLLDTGTLTPLLKRLEQKKYLTRKRSEEDERIVLIELTSGGLKLKYAAAGIPGALFCALDITEGEMVGLQQKLTGILNTINKHHG from the coding sequence ATGGAAATGCTTAAACTGGAGCAGCAGCTCTGCTTCCCGATCTACGCTTTGTCAAGACAGATTACCGCTTTGTATCGTCCTTTGCTGGAGAAACTGGATCTCACTTATCCGCAATATTTAGTAATGCTGTTGCTTTGGGAAACCAATAAAATCAGCATTAAGGAAATCGGCGAAAAGCTTTTGCTGGATACCGGAACTTTAACCCCGCTATTGAAAAGGCTGGAACAAAAAAAATATCTGACTAGGAAAAGGAGTGAAGAAGATGAACGGATTGTGCTGATCGAGCTGACCAGTGGCGGGCTGAAATTGAAATATGCCGCTGCCGGAATTCCGGGTGCTTTGTTTTGCGCCCTGGATATTACAGAAGGCGAAATGGTCGGCCTTCAGCAAAAACTAACAGGAATTTTAAATACAATAAATAAACATCATGGATAA
- a CDS encoding aminoacyl-histidine dipeptidase, protein MEVEKLEPQELWSSFVKLNAVPRASKKEERVIAFMVSFGNDLGLETVTDRTGNVIIKKPATPGMEDRKTVILQSHLDMVHQKNSDTEFNFDEQGIEMFVDEDWVKAKGTTLGADNGIGVAAIMALLASTTIQHPALEAMFTIDEETGMTGAKELDPANFSGTILLNLDTEEDDELTIGCAGGIDTNTNYIYQQESVKALSTAFEITIKGLKGGHSGMDIHKGRANANKLMNRLFFTAAQTIGLQLSAVNGGSLRNAIPRESAAVVVVSNTEKSAFEAFVKEYTALLQEEYQAVEPALTVVISETALPAQVMVNADFKKIVNTIYAMPNGVFRMSPDIEGLVEASSNLARVIVKDGEFITQSLQRSSVESTKTDVSNAISAAFENMGSEVSQDGDYPGWKPDPDSDILRLMVSLYETSFGKAPKVDACHAGLECGILGGHLPGMDMISFGPTIRGAHSPDERAQISSVQKFWGFLLSVLKEIPKNTK, encoded by the coding sequence ATGGAAGTTGAAAAATTAGAACCTCAGGAACTCTGGAGTAGCTTTGTGAAGCTGAACGCTGTGCCGCGTGCTTCAAAAAAAGAAGAACGTGTCATTGCATTTATGGTCAGCTTTGGAAATGACCTTGGTCTTGAAACCGTGACAGACCGTACCGGGAATGTAATCATCAAAAAACCTGCAACTCCAGGCATGGAAGATCGTAAAACAGTGATTTTACAATCTCACCTTGATATGGTACACCAAAAAAACAGCGATACTGAGTTTAATTTTGACGAACAAGGCATTGAAATGTTCGTGGACGAAGACTGGGTAAAGGCGAAAGGTACCACATTAGGTGCTGACAATGGAATAGGAGTGGCGGCAATTATGGCATTATTAGCCTCAACAACGATCCAGCACCCTGCATTGGAAGCTATGTTCACAATTGATGAAGAAACTGGTATGACGGGCGCTAAAGAGCTTGATCCTGCTAATTTCTCCGGAACTATCCTGTTGAACCTTGATACCGAAGAAGATGATGAACTGACCATCGGCTGTGCCGGAGGAATAGATACCAATACAAACTACATTTATCAGCAAGAATCAGTAAAAGCTTTAAGCACTGCTTTTGAAATTACGATTAAGGGATTAAAAGGCGGGCATTCAGGAATGGATATCCATAAAGGCAGGGCAAATGCAAATAAACTGATGAACCGTTTGTTTTTTACAGCGGCTCAGACTATCGGTCTGCAACTAAGTGCTGTTAATGGCGGTAGTTTAAGAAATGCAATACCAAGGGAATCTGCTGCTGTAGTGGTGGTTTCCAATACGGAAAAATCAGCATTTGAAGCGTTTGTAAAAGAATACACTGCTTTACTTCAGGAAGAATACCAGGCTGTAGAGCCAGCATTAACTGTGGTGATCAGTGAAACTGCTTTGCCAGCACAGGTGATGGTGAATGCAGATTTTAAAAAGATCGTCAATACAATTTACGCGATGCCAAATGGCGTTTTCAGAATGAGCCCTGATATTGAGGGCCTGGTAGAAGCATCCAGTAACTTAGCCAGGGTAATTGTTAAAGATGGTGAATTTATCACCCAGTCTTTACAACGCAGCAGTGTAGAAAGTACTAAAACAGACGTATCCAATGCGATCAGTGCTGCTTTTGAAAATATGGGCAGTGAAGTTTCACAAGACGGAGATTATCCTGGATGGAAACCTGATCCTGACTCTGATATTTTAAGATTAATGGTTAGCCTGTATGAGACTTCTTTTGGTAAAGCACCTAAAGTTGACGCTTGTCATGCAGGTCTGGAATGTGGTATTCTGGGTGGTCACTTACCTGGAATGGACATGATCTCCTTTGGTCCGACGATCAGAGGGGCACATTCTCCGGATGAACGGGCACAGATTTCTTCAGTTCAGAAATTCTGGGGCTTCCTGTTAAGCGTATTGAAAGAGATTCCCAAAAACACTAAATAG
- a CDS encoding alpha/beta fold hydrolase produces MRIKDLIICAACVLTLLINACQSQVINYGSNQKAGKYFNIRGFKMYYEVYGSGKPLLMIHGNGGDISSFAGNIPYFSKKYQVIVADSRAHGKSEDLRDSLSFEMMADDYAALLDSINVKSAYVVGWSDGGINALLLAMRHPDKVIKLAATGANLWPDSTALKPEFWKSEQETFLSGKDKVFANAKEKNDWKVFLLDWNQPNIPLTALKQVKCPALIIGGDHDLINTEHTVQIAKNIPEGQLWIVPESGHATLIEHKDEFNHKVDEFFLTPDPQ; encoded by the coding sequence ATGCGTATAAAAGACTTGATTATCTGTGCTGCCTGTGTATTAACCTTACTGATCAATGCTTGCCAAAGTCAGGTTATCAATTACGGCAGTAATCAAAAGGCAGGAAAATACTTCAATATCAGAGGTTTTAAAATGTACTATGAAGTTTACGGTTCGGGCAAACCATTATTGATGATCCACGGGAATGGCGGGGACATCAGCTCTTTTGCAGGTAATATCCCCTACTTCTCAAAAAAATACCAGGTTATTGTGGCAGATAGCCGCGCACATGGTAAATCTGAAGACCTTCGGGATTCGCTTAGCTTCGAGATGATGGCTGATGATTATGCTGCACTGCTGGATTCTATAAATGTAAAGTCGGCTTATGTGGTGGGCTGGAGTGATGGCGGGATCAATGCTTTGCTGCTGGCGATGCGTCATCCGGATAAAGTGATCAAACTCGCCGCTACAGGAGCTAATTTATGGCCTGATTCCACAGCTTTGAAACCAGAATTCTGGAAATCTGAACAGGAAACTTTCCTGTCAGGTAAAGACAAAGTTTTTGCCAATGCGAAAGAAAAGAATGACTGGAAAGTATTTTTACTCGATTGGAATCAACCTAATATTCCTTTAACAGCTTTAAAACAAGTCAAATGCCCCGCTTTGATTATTGGTGGTGACCATGACTTAATTAATACGGAGCATACGGTTCAGATTGCGAAAAACATTCCCGAAGGACAATTATGGATTGTCCCTGAATCGGGGCATGCAACACTAATTGAGCATAAAGATGAATTTAACCACAAAGTTGATGAATTCTTTCTAACCCCTGATCCGCAATAA
- a CDS encoding low affinity iron permease family protein, translated as MEKKKESFFEKIATKITCWTGSSAAFGIALTIVIIWGISGPIFKYSDTWQLVINTGTTIITFMMVFLIQKSQNKDSKAIQLKLNELIAASRHASNRMVDIEDLTEQELDVLHKYYQKLSDISEEDDDIHNSHSIDAATNLEKEKIEHRKKYHND; from the coding sequence ATGGAAAAGAAAAAAGAATCCTTTTTTGAAAAAATAGCTACAAAGATTACCTGCTGGACAGGAAGCTCAGCTGCATTTGGTATTGCTTTGACTATTGTCATTATATGGGGGATCAGCGGACCGATCTTTAAATATTCTGATACCTGGCAGTTGGTTATCAATACCGGAACCACTATCATTACCTTTATGATGGTCTTTTTAATCCAGAAATCCCAGAATAAGGATTCTAAAGCTATCCAGCTAAAATTAAATGAATTGATTGCTGCCAGCAGACACGCAAGCAACAGAATGGTTGACATTGAGGATCTGACTGAGCAAGAGCTGGATGTACTGCATAAATACTACCAAAAGCTCTCTGATATTTCTGAAGAAGATGATGATATCCATAACTCCCATTCCATAGATGCTGCAACTAACCTGGAAAAAGAGAAAATTGAGCACCGTAAAAAATACCACAATGATTAA
- a CDS encoding thrombospondin type 3 repeat-containing protein, producing the protein MKTKIVVASAMTALVISLSLNNSKSSANSHLILQMNDSNIIKKAVDSDNDGVPDLYDKCPNTPRGTTVDAQGCPVALNESSDLIYARVIDSDDDGVPDLYDKCPNTPRGTTVNAYGCPVALNESSDLAYVKVTDSDIVEIDSDNDGIPDKYDCCPNTPVGTHVDPTGCPINF; encoded by the coding sequence ATGAAAACTAAAATCGTAGTAGCATCTGCAATGACAGCATTAGTCATTTCATTAAGCTTAAACAATTCCAAAAGCTCAGCTAATTCACATCTGATACTTCAGATGAATGATAGCAACATTATAAAAAAAGCGGTTGATTCTGATAATGATGGGGTTCCTGATCTTTATGATAAGTGCCCTAATACACCAAGAGGCACCACTGTAGATGCTCAGGGTTGTCCTGTTGCACTAAATGAAAGCAGTGATTTGATTTATGCCAGGGTAATTGATTCTGATGACGATGGTGTTCCTGATCTTTATGATAAATGTCCTAATACACCAAGAGGTACAACCGTAAATGCTTATGGTTGTCCCGTTGCGCTAAATGAAAGTAGTGATCTAGCTTATGTCAAAGTAACTGATTCTGATATTGTGGAAATTGATTCTGACAATGACGGCATCCCAGATAAATATGATTGTTGTCCTAATACTCCTGTAGGTACACACGTAGATCCAACGGGCTGTCCGATTAATTTTTAA
- a CDS encoding ferritin-like domain-containing protein, producing MATTTKKTNTATKASSKKTAGQTGKMKDSEFHEFFVDELKDIYWAEKHLVKALPKMKKAATSPELAAAFEKHAQETQIHIDTLEEVFALLDTKPVAKKCDAMAGLLEEADSIIADTDKGTLTRDAGLILAAQKVEHYEIATYGTLAVFAQNMGHTDVATLLQQTLDNEKATDVALTEIATAYVNEEAAAE from the coding sequence ATGGCAACTACAACGAAAAAAACTAACACAGCTACAAAAGCGAGTTCAAAAAAGACCGCTGGTCAAACAGGTAAAATGAAGGATTCTGAATTCCATGAGTTCTTTGTAGACGAATTGAAAGATATTTACTGGGCAGAGAAACACCTGGTTAAAGCACTTCCTAAAATGAAAAAAGCAGCAACAAGTCCTGAACTTGCAGCTGCATTTGAGAAACATGCGCAGGAAACTCAAATTCACATCGATACACTGGAAGAGGTATTTGCCTTATTGGATACCAAACCTGTTGCAAAGAAATGTGATGCAATGGCTGGTTTATTAGAAGAGGCTGATTCTATCATTGCTGACACTGATAAAGGTACATTAACCAGAGATGCAGGCTTAATCCTTGCTGCCCAGAAGGTAGAGCATTATGAGATTGCTACCTATGGTACACTAGCTGTATTCGCGCAGAACATGGGACATACTGATGTAGCTACTTTATTACAACAGACGCTTGACAATGAAAAAGCAACTGATGTGGCCTTAACTGAGATCGCAACTGCTTATGTGAACGAAGAAGCTGCGGCAGAGTAA
- the dnaA gene encoding chromosomal replication initiator protein DnaA, producing the protein MQKTCTEVWNNCLQIIKDNIPVQSFKTWFEPISALKLEGNILTVQVPSLFFYEWLEEHYVGLLRKTVKQQMGEEGRLEYNIVVDKSSNSGSPYTTSMPSNGNGAASKTQSMPVPVSINKDIKNPFIIPGLKKLNVDPQLNSQYTFESYVEGDCNRLARSAGFAVAAKPGATSFNPLMIYGAVGLGKTHLVQAIGNEIRRTLPDKLVIYVSCEKFCQQFVESLKNNTINDFVNFYQAMDVIIMDDVHNFAGKEKTQDIFFHIFNHLHQSGKQIIITSDKAPKDLSGVEERLLSRFKWGLSADLQIPDLETRIAILRKKMYADGIELPSDVVEYVANNIDNNVRELEGAMVSLLAQSTLNKKDIDLGLAKSMLKNFIKNTTKEISMDYIQKLVCEYFEVPVEMVKSPTRKREIVQARQISMYLSKSLTKSSLKSIGAFYGGRDHSTVIYACQTVEDLIDTDKKFKGYVNDIQKKLKMS; encoded by the coding sequence ATGCAAAAAACTTGTACCGAAGTATGGAATAACTGTCTCCAGATTATTAAGGATAATATCCCGGTCCAAAGTTTTAAAACTTGGTTCGAACCGATTTCGGCATTAAAATTGGAAGGCAACATATTAACTGTACAGGTGCCAAGTTTATTCTTTTATGAATGGCTGGAAGAGCATTATGTTGGTTTATTGCGCAAGACAGTTAAACAGCAAATGGGAGAAGAAGGACGTTTAGAGTATAATATTGTGGTAGATAAGTCGTCAAACAGCGGTTCACCCTATACGACCAGTATGCCGTCAAACGGGAATGGGGCTGCTTCAAAAACACAATCAATGCCAGTTCCGGTATCTATTAATAAGGACATTAAAAACCCTTTTATTATACCAGGATTGAAGAAACTGAATGTTGACCCTCAATTGAATTCCCAATATACTTTTGAAAGTTATGTAGAAGGTGACTGTAACCGTTTAGCGCGTTCTGCGGGCTTTGCAGTAGCAGCAAAACCAGGTGCAACTTCATTTAACCCCTTAATGATTTATGGTGCTGTAGGATTGGGTAAGACCCACTTAGTACAGGCTATAGGTAATGAAATCAGGCGTACTTTACCAGATAAACTGGTTATATATGTATCTTGTGAGAAGTTCTGTCAGCAGTTTGTAGAGTCTCTAAAGAATAATACCATCAATGATTTTGTGAATTTTTACCAGGCAATGGATGTAATTATCATGGATGATGTCCATAATTTCGCCGGAAAAGAGAAAACGCAGGATATTTTCTTCCATATTTTCAATCACTTACATCAGTCGGGTAAACAAATTATTATTACTTCAGATAAAGCACCAAAAGACCTTTCAGGTGTTGAAGAACGTTTATTAAGTCGTTTCAAATGGGGGCTTTCAGCTGATTTACAGATTCCTGATCTGGAAACCAGAATCGCGATATTAAGAAAAAAGATGTACGCTGACGGGATTGAACTTCCTTCGGATGTAGTTGAATATGTAGCAAATAACATTGACAACAATGTACGTGAGCTGGAAGGAGCAATGGTTTCCTTATTAGCACAGTCTACATTGAATAAAAAAGATATTGATCTTGGTTTGGCTAAGTCAATGCTGAAAAACTTTATCAAAAATACTACGAAAGAGATTTCAATGGATTATATCCAGAAACTGGTTTGTGAGTATTTTGAAGTACCTGTGGAGATGGTGAAATCACCTACCCGTAAGCGTGAAATTGTACAGGCCCGTCAGATTTCGATGTATTTATCGAAAAGCCTGACTAAATCTTCTTTGAAAAGTATTGGTGCGTTTTACGGTGGCAGAGATCACTCTACAGTAATTTATGCTTGTCAGACGGTTGAGGATCTGATTGATACGGATAAGAAATTCAAAGGGTATGTAAATGATATCCAGAAAAAATTAAAGATGAGCTAG
- the lspA gene encoding signal peptidase II — MKLILRNISILLIVLANAGCDQLSKNAARQNIAYHETINVIGNHLILTKVENSGAFLSTGDSMADSAKFIFLSLIPLLALCYGIYYLLRNSQLNNLLVLGICFVIGGGLGNLYDRLLYGSVTDFLHIDFYILKTGIFNLADVSIMIGMIMLVIHLYVKRTLQFT, encoded by the coding sequence ATGAAACTTATCTTAAGAAATATATCTATTCTGCTAATTGTACTGGCTAATGCAGGGTGCGATCAGCTTTCTAAAAATGCAGCCCGTCAAAACATAGCTTATCATGAAACGATCAATGTGATTGGTAATCATTTAATATTAACCAAAGTTGAAAATTCAGGGGCATTTTTGAGTACAGGAGATTCAATGGCAGACTCTGCAAAGTTTATCTTCTTGTCCTTGATCCCGCTACTTGCGCTTTGTTATGGGATCTATTACCTGCTCAGAAATAGCCAGCTCAATAACTTACTGGTCCTGGGTATCTGTTTTGTAATTGGCGGAGGTTTAGGAAATCTGTATGACAGACTCTTGTATGGCTCGGTAACTGATTTTCTGCATATAGACTTTTATATACTGAAGACTGGCATCTTTAATCTTGCTGATGTTTCCATTATGATCGGAATGATTATGCTGGTTATACATTTATATGTTAAGCGTACACTTCAATTTACCTAG
- a CDS encoding phosphatase PAP2-related protein, which produces MQSKQLTWQFAWEYPAFRVKFILGILMMVLILFYLQDFFLFIQARNGVLMHDWVLHRLPAHDVSDYIFLILYPATGFFIWRLIKNSSICMIALWGYIFLCVARMITISLIPLDAPANLVHLSDPFSIIFYGSNLITKDLFFSGHTATLCLVGLCLENKTEKIIIFIATGILGILLLVQHVHYTADVLAAPVFSYIFWYLGRAIARI; this is translated from the coding sequence ATGCAGAGTAAACAGCTAACCTGGCAGTTCGCCTGGGAATATCCGGCCTTTAGGGTAAAATTTATATTGGGCATCTTAATGATGGTCCTGATACTTTTTTACTTGCAGGATTTTTTCTTGTTTATACAGGCCAGAAACGGCGTTTTGATGCATGACTGGGTACTGCACCGGTTACCTGCTCATGATGTTTCCGATTATATATTCCTGATCCTTTACCCGGCAACTGGATTTTTCATCTGGCGGTTAATTAAGAATTCTTCCATCTGTATGATTGCCTTATGGGGATATATCTTTCTTTGTGTGGCGAGAATGATCACAATTTCACTGATCCCGCTCGATGCACCGGCAAATCTGGTACACCTGAGTGACCCTTTTTCTATCATTTTTTACGGGTCAAATCTGATTACTAAAGATCTGTTTTTTTCCGGCCATACAGCAACCTTATGCCTGGTTGGCCTTTGTTTAGAAAATAAAACTGAAAAGATTATTATTTTCATTGCTACAGGTATATTGGGCATTTTATTATTAGTTCAGCACGTTCATTATACCGCAGATGTACTGGCCGCACCGGTTTTTAGTTATATATTCTGGTACCTTGGCCGGGCAATAGCAAGGATATAA
- a CDS encoding murein L,D-transpeptidase translates to MKLKLRSNFSAARFSSLLLIILTSLFFIQCQRKEVKKIARDITITPKNAVTKLLIDSMELEKYIIGAKLEDSSALRLRNFYNSRNFQFAWLTEKGPAEQTRVFYALDKSYDSTSRDSSENELLLRNQLSGLMTKDTTILSVSPALVKLELELTQHFFNFVTNAYAGKVDPAALQWYIPRKKINAVALLDSLVAKKGAGVAEWEPVNNYYKTLNKELIRWYSIQKRGSWPQLDAAALKPIKEGDSGAVVLQFKQRLIDFGDLDIKDSTAVYTAEVTAAVKKAQLQFGYRQTGKPDRLLLAALNAPVESRIQQMLINLERIRWSPLMPDGKLILVNIPEYKLHVFEAKKEVLNMGIVVGKAANKTVIFSNTLKNIVFSPYWNIPPSIVRAEVQPAMRKNRNYLAQKNMEQYGFSDGLPLIRQKPGNTNSLGRVKFLFPNSYNIYLHDTPAKSLFSEDKRAFSHGCIRLAKPKALAEYLLTDRPEWTSEKIDKAMNAKKEVWVTMKTPVPVIIAYFTSWVDKNGLINFREDIYGHDQKMAEQLFPAK, encoded by the coding sequence ATGAAACTAAAGTTACGCTCCAATTTTTCAGCAGCAAGATTCTCTTCTTTACTATTGATCATCCTGACTTCTTTATTTTTTATACAGTGTCAGCGAAAAGAGGTTAAGAAAATAGCCAGAGATATTACCATTACGCCTAAAAATGCAGTAACCAAACTATTAATTGATAGTATGGAACTGGAGAAATATATCATCGGGGCGAAATTAGAAGATAGTTCAGCATTAAGGCTGAGGAACTTTTACAATAGCCGGAACTTTCAATTTGCCTGGTTAACAGAAAAAGGACCGGCAGAACAAACCAGGGTATTTTATGCACTGGATAAAAGTTATGATTCGACTTCCAGAGACAGCTCTGAAAATGAGCTGTTATTACGGAATCAGCTCAGTGGATTGATGACTAAAGACACAACTATTCTTTCGGTGAGCCCGGCTTTGGTTAAGCTGGAACTGGAACTGACCCAGCACTTCTTTAATTTTGTAACGAATGCCTATGCCGGAAAAGTAGACCCTGCGGCACTGCAATGGTATATTCCAAGGAAAAAGATCAATGCGGTTGCTTTGCTGGATTCGTTAGTCGCTAAAAAAGGCGCCGGCGTAGCGGAGTGGGAACCTGTAAATAATTATTATAAAACGCTGAATAAAGAGCTGATCCGCTGGTATAGTATTCAAAAAAGAGGAAGTTGGCCGCAACTCGATGCCGCTGCGCTTAAACCAATCAAAGAAGGTGATTCCGGAGCAGTAGTATTACAATTCAAGCAGCGGCTGATTGATTTTGGAGATCTGGATATTAAAGATTCTACCGCTGTTTATACAGCTGAGGTAACCGCAGCAGTAAAAAAAGCGCAGTTGCAATTTGGCTACAGACAAACCGGGAAACCAGATCGTTTATTACTGGCAGCTTTAAATGCACCTGTTGAATCCCGCATCCAGCAGATGCTGATCAACCTGGAAAGAATCCGCTGGTCACCGCTGATGCCGGATGGCAAGTTGATTCTTGTGAACATCCCTGAATATAAGTTACATGTATTTGAAGCAAAAAAAGAAGTGCTGAACATGGGTATTGTAGTTGGAAAAGCAGCTAACAAGACTGTCATTTTCAGCAATACCTTAAAAAATATTGTGTTCAGCCCGTATTGGAACATTCCGCCAAGCATTGTGCGCGCAGAAGTTCAGCCTGCCATGCGTAAAAACAGAAATTACCTGGCTCAGAAAAATATGGAGCAGTATGGTTTTAGTGACGGGCTCCCGCTTATCCGTCAAAAACCAGGGAACACTAATTCTCTGGGCCGTGTCAAATTCTTATTTCCAAACAGTTATAATATCTATCTGCACGATACACCAGCAAAATCTTTGTTTTCGGAAGATAAGCGTGCATTTAGCCATGGTTGTATCCGTTTGGCAAAACCGAAAGCATTAGCTGAATATTTACTAACGGACAGACCAGAATGGACATCCGAAAAAATTGACAAGGCCATGAACGCTAAAAAAGAGGTGTGGGTAACGATGAAAACCCCGGTTCCTGTAATCATTGCTTATTTTACCAGCTGGGTAGATAAAAACGGCCTGATTAATTTCAGGGAGGACATTTATGGCCATGATCAGAAGATGGCTGAGCAGCTGTTTCCAGCAAAATAA
- a CDS encoding organic hydroperoxide resistance protein — protein sequence MDKIEKLYTAEASATGGRNGNVKSSDGVLDLEVRMPKELGGGAGAYTNPEQLFAAGYAACFDSALNLVIKMDKVQAGETKVTAKVSIGKNTTGGFQLAVKLSVAIPGVDAEVAKTLTEKAHQVCPYSNATRGNIEVELENV from the coding sequence ATGGATAAAATTGAAAAATTATATACTGCTGAAGCGAGTGCTACTGGTGGTAGAAATGGAAATGTAAAATCATCGGACGGCGTTTTGGACCTGGAAGTAAGAATGCCAAAAGAACTTGGGGGTGGGGCAGGAGCTTATACCAACCCTGAGCAGCTTTTTGCAGCAGGTTATGCCGCTTGTTTTGATAGTGCTTTGAATTTAGTGATCAAGATGGATAAGGTTCAGGCTGGTGAAACTAAAGTTACCGCTAAGGTAAGTATCGGAAAGAATACTACAGGAGGTTTTCAGCTGGCTGTAAAGCTTTCAGTAGCCATTCCGGGGGTAGATGCTGAAGTGGCGAAAACATTGACTGAGAAAGCACATCAGGTATGTCCTTACTCAAATGCTACACGTGGCAACATTGAGGTTGAACTTGAAAATGTTTAA
- the fabV gene encoding enoyl-ACP reductase FabV, with protein MIIAPRIRGFICLTAHPQGCEQNVVNQINYVKSKGAIAGPKRVLVIGASTGFGLASRITSAFGSDASTIGVYFEKPPAPGKPASPGWYNTAAFETKAQEAGLYAKSINGDAFSDEIKQKTLDLIKADLGQIDLVIYSLASPRRTHPKTGVVYNSVLKPIGQSFTNKTVDFHTGVVTDISIQPANEEEIENTVAVMGGEDWGFWIEDLKAAGLLAEGATTVAYSYIGPSVTEAVYRKGTIGRAKDDLEATAFQITEKLKDLNGKAYVSVNKALVTQASSAIPVIPLYISLLYKVMKAKGTHEGCIEQIQRLFQDRLYTGAAIPTDEKGRIRVDDLEMDATTQAEVAELWAGISTESLPELGDLAGYKHDFLNLFGFDVAGIDYEAETNEMVEVPGLV; from the coding sequence ATGATTATTGCACCAAGAATACGTGGTTTTATCTGCCTGACTGCTCACCCTCAGGGATGTGAGCAAAACGTTGTCAATCAAATTAACTACGTGAAATCAAAAGGAGCTATTGCTGGCCCTAAACGCGTGTTGGTTATTGGCGCGTCTACAGGATTTGGACTGGCATCAAGAATTACCAGTGCCTTTGGATCGGATGCATCTACCATAGGTGTGTATTTCGAAAAACCACCTGCACCAGGAAAACCTGCTTCACCAGGCTGGTATAATACCGCTGCTTTTGAAACTAAAGCTCAGGAAGCTGGTTTATACGCTAAAAGTATCAATGGCGATGCTTTTTCTGATGAAATCAAACAAAAAACATTAGACTTGATTAAAGCTGATTTGGGTCAGATTGATTTAGTAATCTATAGCCTGGCCTCACCACGCAGAACGCACCCTAAAACCGGAGTTGTGTATAATTCTGTGTTGAAACCAATTGGTCAGAGTTTCACTAACAAAACAGTAGATTTTCATACTGGAGTAGTCACTGATATCTCTATTCAGCCTGCAAACGAAGAAGAAATAGAAAATACTGTTGCGGTAATGGGAGGGGAGGACTGGGGTTTCTGGATCGAAGATCTTAAAGCTGCTGGTTTACTTGCTGAAGGTGCAACTACAGTTGCTTATTCTTATATCGGCCCATCTGTAACTGAAGCGGTATACCGTAAAGGAACAATCGGACGTGCTAAAGATGATTTGGAGGCTACTGCTTTCCAGATTACTGAAAAATTAAAAGACCTGAACGGAAAAGCATATGTTTCTGTAAACAAAGCTTTGGTAACTCAGGCAAGTTCTGCTATTCCAGTGATTCCATTGTACATTTCATTACTTTATAAAGTGATGAAAGCAAAAGGAACTCATGAAGGATGTATTGAGCAGATCCAGCGTTTATTCCAGGACAGACTTTATACTGGCGCTGCCATTCCAACTGATGAAAAAGGAAGAATCCGTGTTGACGATTTAGAGATGGATGCTACAACACAAGCAGAAGTTGCTGAATTATGGGCCGGCATTTCTACAGAAAGTTTACCAGAGCTTGGTGACCTTGCTGGTTACAAACATGACTTCCTGAATCTGTTTGGCTTTGATGTAGCCGGAATTGATTATGAAGCTGAAACTAATGAGATGGTAGAAGTACCGGGATTGGTTTAA